ACATACGtacaaaaacatttaaaattgaaaagaagaaaaggaatagAAATATGATAGTTCATAATTAAActactttttttaatctaaaagttgagagaaaaaaatatatattaaaagttaaaaaatccaaaagaaaaaaagcaaaCGCTGACTTAGTGAGGACCTTTTCAtaatttctcctttcttttcattcaatatttgattaaaatgtaaattccCTTTGTAtcaattgtaatttaatttaaataatacgccaaatattttatttttcaatcaaattaattttatcttttaaattatttaaatatttagtttagTCATACATTAGTAAAATCTCAAAAAGTCAACTAATATAGAATTGTTTGGAGCAAATCacactttattttaaagtttatattattaagCCACAAAAaagtttatgtattttttatttaaaaattaggagTAAAATATTGAAGACTTCAATTGAACTAAACGTTTGTgtgatgaaaaatataatttatcttttacaataatttatacgaaaaaaagcaaaaaggaaagaaaaaaaaaaaaaaaaaaaaaaaaaaaaaNCTTTTGTAATCTCTCTCCTAGTAGTGAAAGAAAGTCAACGGTGTTCCTTCCCCACTAGCTTCTGCTTTTCCTCTGTCCTTTTCTGGAACATCTGTCCGACCTCACTCATTGACTAAAACTACCTCTTGCTATCCTACGCCGTCATGAGCTTTTATCCTCTGCATTTCTCCTATTCTATTTCCCTATCATAGCCTCTTCGACTTCACATCATCCCTTCCatctttcattattattattattattattattattgacaATTTCTCAGtgtgaaataataatttataattttacgatttaatgaaaatattgaaaaaaaattataacgtCGATTTTTATTTGTGGACATATATGGAAATACGGATGAAAACGACaatacattaataaaaaaaagttaatatattCTGAATTTgctctttttttcttcgtttATCATTACGTTACAAATAAGAGTGGGCGACTTTACGTCGATCTTTAGTGGTAGACATGTATGGaaatatagataaaaataGCAATACGTTGATcgaaatttaatatattttggcTTTGCTCGTTCCTTTGCTTTTCCTTTATCAATATTACGTTACAAATAAAAGAACGGTGATCCTAAAATCCgccttaattaaatattacacgctaaagaaaaaaaaaagagttaaaaatacctaattaaattaaaatattatataacatcctcaaaaatatattagaaaattaaattaaaagggtAGAGCAAACGAGCataaagatatattaaattttattccgTAGgataacaaagaaaagaaagaacggTACGAAAAGTTAGCCGAGAAGTTAAAAGGTTCGGAACGAGACGGAGATTAGCGCTCGGGTGCAAAAGTTTAGTGGCCGTTGATCGGGAAGACTTGGAGTTTGATCTGGTGTGAGCGAGCGTAGAGGAAAATTACCCAAGAAATGGATAGTAttaaaagggaaaagggagagtggaagataagaagaaaaaaaaaggcacaTAAAACTCGGCCTCCGCCACCACCATAAAAAGCTCTGCCCCCTCTCTTCTCTTGTAGTCAGCGTCGTTCATATTCCCACTCCCAAAAGCTaagaactctctctctctctctcttctgtcTCTCTCAAGCTCTgactcttgaaaattttgaaaacccCAAATTCCCGAATCCATCGTTAATCAAAGAAAAGCCCTTAATCATGGAGTCTCTTCCTTCCGGTTACCGCCCCAACGTTGGCGTTTGTCTCATCAATTCTGATAGTCAGGTCTGTTTcgattgttttgttttgttctatGATCTTGAAGAATTTGTGATGAACTGATTGCCCATTTCTCTGCCAGATCTAGATACATGTgtgaattttgttttccttttttgggttttttgtAAGTATAATGTTGCCATTGTAAGAGTAGAGCTATGCTTATTGTTGactgttttttgtttgattgtttcttaagatttgaggattttaaggtggtgttgtagttgttctgtttttgtgttctttttgtagttgttgttgagaATTATATGGATGAAGAAAGATTGCTGTCTCAATCAGATTTGTTGTGCAGGTTTTTGTGGCTTCTAGACTGAATGTTCCAGGAGCGTGGCAGATGCCTCaggtgattttgaaatttcctttcttcttttctctgtttcaTTACTCAAAATCTCTACATGGGTCAGTTTTAGTTCATGGGATCATACTGTTGGTTTCCTTATTTGCTTAAATTCTGTtcaattatatcaatttttggACTCTGGTTAGTTGTAAACTTGTGAGCTGTTATGGATTATCTGCCTTTTTGATTTCGATGGATCGAATGTTTCGTGGTTCGAATCGGAACTGCTATAGTTTGGCCTGTGATCGAAGAGGGAAGCTATAAACCTAgataattttgatgtcatAGCGTTAAACTTTGAAGGTCATGGCTGATTTAGGACATATTGTTgttaaaataaacaagaagTTATGAATTAATATGTTGAGTACCATCATGATCCAAGATTGTTAttgtaacagtcaaagccCACCACTGGTAGCAGAATTGTCCTCtctgatttttcctttcgggcttcccctcaaggttttaaaacgcgtctgctaggaagacgttttcacacccttataaagaatgtttcgttccctttNAATTGTCTTCtctgatttttcctttcgggcttcccctcaaggttttaaaacgcgtctgctaggaagacgttttcacacccttataaagaatgtttcgttcccttttccaaccaatgtgggatctcataatccacctcttttcgaggcccagcgtccctgctagcacactgccttgtgtccactcccctttgggattctggctctaataccattggtgggtcccacatcggttggggaggggtagtaatctctccctagcggatgcgttttaaaaccttggaaggaaagcccaaagaaacaatatctgctagcagtgggtttagTTATTGTAGTTCTAAAGAATAGTGGTTGCATCGATATAACGATGTGATATAATGGTATTGAGTTTTATGGATACCTGAAATTGCAACAATGAATTTGGGTTGGATGCCACTACAAAGTTTCAAAATCCTATATCATTCATATTTACCTAAATCCTCTTATATATCATTCGGTTATGAATTCAAGAAGTTTGGTTTGATTGAATTGGCTGTTTTCTTCAATGATTTGTTTATCTTAGGGAGGCATTGAGGATGGTGAAGACCTCAAATTGGCAGCTGTTAGGGAACTGAAAAAGGAAACTGGAGTAGTGTCTGCTGAGATCGTCGCCGAGGTATTACCTTAGTGAAGAAGCATTAAACCGACCATTTCTACAGCGTTTTCGAAGTTACCTTAACAATGGTACTCAAATAGATTCAAGAATTTGCATTGTTTTCGGTTAACAGGTACCCAAATGGTTGACTTACGACTTTCCTTCCGCTGTGAAGACGAAAGTCAATCGTCTCTGGGGCGGACAATGGCATGGACAGGCACAAAAATGGTCTGTTTTTCTGTCTGTCTGTCTTTCTTCATCTAGTTGAAACCAAACTTGGACAGGATTGATGTGTGTTCTTGGCTGCATTTTTGAACGTACAACAGGTTTCTTATGAGAATGACGAAAGACGACAGCGAGATTAACTTGGACAACGATGAAGCCGACATAGAATTTGCAGAGTGGAAATGGGCAAGCCCCGAAGAGGTTATCGAACAGGTCGTTTAAGAAGCTCACTTGATAACGATTTTGAGTTCTTtgtctgtctgtctgtctgtctttcttcaatgttttgttttctttttccttgatTCTCAGGCTGTGGACTACAAGAGACCAACATATGAGGAAGTAATGAAGACTTTTGCAGCATACCTCGATGGAAACAAGATATCTACCAAATGTAAATCATCAAAGTGGTGAATGGTGAGGAACAATGGTGTTCTTACCTCAATTTTTACgaaggaaaggaagaaagagatggATTTGTAAATGGGACAACAGCTAGCTACAAGAACTGCTTCcttttatgattttgtttcaataattgaaattttgtcgAATTGCTTAACAGTTTGTGGGGGAAATAATTGTGGTGTTTCTTAGGAGATTTGCAGATCTgtgtaaagaaaaaggaggtaGTGAAATGAAATTGTATCAAAACTGCGTGAACTTTgtgatattaattaatgtatcaAGCTTTGGAAACTTGTTTTTGcctctttttatttcattggTTCAGCTAAGGCCGAGTGTAACACTCCAACCAAGCCTACATCTAACacatattgtccgctttagtcCGTTACATATGGCCGTCAaccttatggttttaaaacgcgtctattacggagaggtttcatatccttataaatgttttgttctcccctCTAACTAatatgagatcttacaaaCACGTCGTCCAGTACTACTAACTAATCAAGTAAGCCCAAAGTTACAAAGTTGGTCCAAAATGAACCAAgcccaaatttattttcacaaattAAACTTGACATAATTTGGAAAATACAAGTAAACAAGAATGGATGCAACCGATAATCTGGCGACACGTGGCTGAGCATCATCCAATCATTTCTCTATGTAATATATGGGGGAAAATgaggagaaaaatgaaattggatGTGTGGAGGAGAAAATAGTCCATTTAatgtgagagagagatgaatGTGGATGGgtggagagagaaaatcaaaagTCAACGAGATGATTTATTGaaggagaaaattaaatttcacaatttttttattttttatttttataaatgttcATTATTAGTTAACAATATAacaatattcttaatttataagttcttcttctaattaaattaatattggtaaattttattaataccaaACAAAATGTATAGataacattaaatattattaataaataaaataatataaagtcAACTTTATGtacattttttctattttaaattattataggGTGAGCCAAAttcattattgtttaattttgagtttgtgttaaaaaattaatgttagatcaaattcattattaataaataatataaccataataataataataaatattaacagCAAACCCTAATATAttagtaaaattaattattattaaaaatataatatagagtaaactttttgttttatttttaaatattattgtagTGTATACATATATGATGGTTGAAATTACTCAAATgcccttttaaatttataatccaTTAAAATGCATTAtcgtttatatatttaaaaacaaaaaatccgaacatatatatttttttattatattcatttcaatttttttcagttcaaaaagatgaaaatttatttgaaataatttcttaaatttgcTCCaagaaatgaattatttaatttattcttgtattaattaaccaaaaaaaataaacattttttccATCAATTAATTTAAGGATGAATTTagtaaagtaataataatagaggccaagtaataaaaaatttttaaaaatgttaaagggtaaaaatgtaattttacaTCAATTTATTTCTCTCAAAATGGTATCCGATGCTTGATTTTTCTAATATACGAATCAATTTGGTCCTCAATATCTTAAAATCTCGACTTTATtctaaacatatttaaatatctcaattaaattattgaaaaaaaaatcataaatgttACGTGGATTAGAaggaataattttatttatggatAGAAATATTGAGTTTAAACGTGAAAAGAATTCAATAATCcatcaatttttattgtttagttaataaaatttgacaaAATTAAGGAATGGAGAATTTtcaatacattaaaaaata
This genomic window from Cucurbita pepo subsp. pepo cultivar mu-cu-16 chromosome LG01, ASM280686v2, whole genome shotgun sequence contains:
- the LOC111796169 gene encoding nudix hydrolase 25, whose product is MESLPSGYRPNVGVCLINSDSQVFVASRLNVPGAWQMPQGGIEDGEDLKLAAVRELKKETGVVSAEIVAEVPKWLTYDFPSAVKTKVNRLWGGQWHGQAQKWFLMRMTKDDSEINLDNDEADIEFAEWKWASPEEVIEQAVDYKRPTYEEVMKTFAAYLDGNKISTKCKSSKW